ACCCGATGCCTGTCTGAAAACCCGGTAGCTGCTTTCAGACAGGCATTTAAACATAATGGCGCTTGCCGAAAATAGCGCTGCCTATCCGCACATGTGTCGCACCGCAGGCAACCGCCAACGGCATATCGGCAGACATTCCCATCGACAACACATCCGCATCCACACCTGCCGCCTGCAGCCGCCCCAATAAATCACGCATCAGCAAAAACTGACGTTTCAACTCATCTTCACCGACCACCGCTTCGGCTACGCACATCAATCCGCGCACTTTCAAATTAGCCAGTTTGCTCACCGCCGCAGCCAATGCTACCGCCTCTTGCGGCGGCACGCCGTGTTTGCTCGCCTCACCCGAAACGTTCACCTCGATACACACCTGCAAAGGCGGCATGTGCTGCGGCCGTTGAGCACTCAAACGCTCAGCCGTTTTCAACTTATCAATGGTATGCACCCAATGCGCCCGCTCGGCCACAAACTTGGTTTTATTCGACTGCACCTGCCCGATAACATGCCAAACCAAATCAGGTAAATCCGCCAACTCCTCTGTTTTGGCATACCATTCCTGAATATAGTTTTCACCAAAATCACGCTGCCCCGCCGCATACACCTCCCGGATATCCGATGCGGGAAACGTTTTGCTTACCGCTATCAGCCGTACGCTTTTGTCATGCCGTTTAGCATGTTTTTCAGCCGTTGCAATCTGCGCCAACACAGATTGGTAATTTTGTTGCAACATCGCCATGATTTCACCTCGGTTTGCGCCGTTTTACCGCCAAATACAATTTTGGCATGGTCTAAACGGACGCAATTATTTAGAATATGCAGGATTTTTTAAGGGTTAAAAAACCACAAAACGTATCTTAATAAAACGAGACCACATTATGCAAATTACCGACTTACTCGCCTTCGGCGTAAAAAACAAAGCATCCGACCTTCACTTAAGCTCCGGCTTGCCGCCCATGATCCGTGTGCACGGCGATGTGCGCCGCATCAACCTGCCCGAAATGACTTCGGAAGAAGTGGGCCATATGATCACTTCCGTAATGAACGACCATCAGCGCAAAAACTACCAGCAAAACCTCGAAACCGACTTTTCATTCGAGCTGCCCAATGTTGCGCGCTTCCGTGTCAACGCATTTATGTCCAACCGCGGCCCGGCTGCCGTGTTCCGTACTATTCCCAGCACCGTTCTGACTCTGGAAGACCTCAAAGCACCGCGCATTTTCCAAAAAATCGCCGATACGCCGCGCGGCCTGGTTTTGGTTACCGGCCCGACAGGTTCGGGTAAGTCCACCACACTGGCGGCCATGATTAACTACATCAATGAAAACCATCCGGCGCACATCCTTACCATCGAAGATCCGATCGAGTTTGTGCATGAAAGTAAGAAAGCGCTGATCAACCAGCGTGAATTGCACGAACACACCCACAGCTTTGCCAACGCACTGAAATCGGCACTGCGTGAAGACCCGGACGTGATTCTGGTGGGCGAGATGCGCGACCCGGAAACCATCGGCTTGGCATTGACCGCCGCCGAAACCGGCCACTTGGTATTCGGCACCCTGCACACCACCGGCGCAGCCAAAACCGTTGACCGTATTGTGGACGTATTCCCGGCCGGCGAAAAAGAAATGGTGCGCTCCATGCTTTCCGAGTCGCTGCGTGCCGTAATTTCGCAAACCCTGCTGAAAACCAGAGACGGCCAAGGCCGTGTGGCAGCCCACGAAATCATGATTTCCACTCCTGCCGTGCGCAACCTGATCCGCGAAAACAAAATCGCCCAAATCGGTTCCGTGCTGCAAACCGGCCAAACCCACGGCATGCAAACGCTTGACCAAGCGCTGCAAAATCTGGTCCGCCAAGGTGTGATCAGCCCGGAAACCGCGCGCGCCAAAGCGCAGAACGCCGACTTCGCGTAACCCGTTTCAGCAAGGCAGAATAT
This portion of the Neisseria canis genome encodes:
- a CDS encoding YggS family pyridoxal phosphate-dependent enzyme, with product MAMLQQNYQSVLAQIATAEKHAKRHDKSVRLIAVSKTFPASDIREVYAAGQRDFGENYIQEWYAKTEELADLPDLVWHVIGQVQSNKTKFVAERAHWVHTIDKLKTAERLSAQRPQHMPPLQVCIEVNVSGEASKHGVPPQEAVALAAAVSKLANLKVRGLMCVAEAVVGEDELKRQFLLMRDLLGRLQAAGVDADVLSMGMSADMPLAVACGATHVRIGSAIFGKRHYV
- a CDS encoding type IV pilus twitching motility protein PilT, whose product is MQITDLLAFGVKNKASDLHLSSGLPPMIRVHGDVRRINLPEMTSEEVGHMITSVMNDHQRKNYQQNLETDFSFELPNVARFRVNAFMSNRGPAAVFRTIPSTVLTLEDLKAPRIFQKIADTPRGLVLVTGPTGSGKSTTLAAMINYINENHPAHILTIEDPIEFVHESKKALINQRELHEHTHSFANALKSALREDPDVILVGEMRDPETIGLALTAAETGHLVFGTLHTTGAAKTVDRIVDVFPAGEKEMVRSMLSESLRAVISQTLLKTRDGQGRVAAHEIMISTPAVRNLIRENKIAQIGSVLQTGQTHGMQTLDQALQNLVRQGVISPETARAKAQNADFA